A single genomic interval of Stieleria maiorica harbors:
- a CDS encoding VWA domain-containing protein, producing the protein MSDFRFATPDWSTALWGVLATVGALLWLEQRRGDALSRFLSATMQPRLVSRSSWIRRTIVTLLLGLAAVCFVIALMRPQFGLTYVKAPRVGAQIMFCLDVSKSMLAEDVAPNRLERAKADITDLLTFLDGDQVGLIGFAGRASVLCPLTPDYGFFKLVLDGAGPDSVGRGGTRLEEPLRKALDGFRSESDVSRVVVLITDGEDHDSHPLDVAQDAVERGIKVVAVGLGDEAGSEIRITDPRTGVQQPLLDADNRPVISRLDGETLRGLALATEGVYIPAGTGSLDLKSIYDVHIKPLVRGELSTEGRAIRHDAFQWLILAGLIFLIAAIVLGNRRNADVDSMWQQPPMGASTKAALVLMITMLVTPQPAPAEQPDSVQPTKPPAETSPTTAADSASEPGSREVDQPIDARESYNRGLARLGGDLDEAEQLLNQARREAGGDGEVRFRATYNLGWVEINRADASIREEPERALEHLQRAAGWFRDAVRLRSDADQARHNLEVVLLRITQLRDQLNQKDDQDLATQLDTLIKGQRQSITALRGLVEQIARSDDPNIADQYRSQFQRLAVDQRVAVSDLQDIVDLAAGELESLEVKAEADRSPEENIRIAQLSGVLNYLNQSSQRIGQSRSQLRRRQAARGFRRAAMGLNQLKRARDQLRDPLEILDSLSRDVAETVQQTALKALDSQIIGGQDVGRQDDLPPIPHWIDQEFLADSQSDLTARGEELTNRLAAGLAGATKNDAEEGGQTEMAPEQQAFVEKLTRAMPHLHAATAAMKSAGEKIALPDYRRANEEQVNALKELQLAREQFADLRTLIELAYAGQQEVATALAEVSGNENSETQSEPSSEDDPPPTVDPASADVRQQIVDIVTTNQTQNLQRLKRLIEEIDVAIRHAESSPSEVAQAENADTDSAEPSAELQRLTFAKQLAVRAGDQMQAVIDALPDVAVDIDTENINDVADPESPADTEEAPVTASESAETDVSATTTDDTTTPPFARSQFNADAAVETLQELRRLFFSIVEHLQETAQRQADINDETEQTAALQLESDEEAQRQQTAAAGIASRQDELSEVASQIADALKQQSESASDDDQQAAASDPQQQQMMQQNAERAKKAVSLVTESAEQMTKASEQLGAEMPQIAAAREPQDVALEKLIEALRELQPPQDDPSDQQQDQQQQQQQQQQQSGENQPQEQEKQQDTQMDPSRILQAVRDREAQRRRDKEERQHARQVPVEKDW; encoded by the coding sequence ATGTCGGATTTTCGATTCGCAACACCAGATTGGTCGACGGCCCTGTGGGGTGTGTTGGCGACCGTCGGCGCGCTGCTCTGGTTGGAGCAGCGGCGTGGTGATGCGCTGTCGCGTTTCCTGTCGGCGACCATGCAGCCGCGTCTGGTGTCTCGATCGTCATGGATCCGGCGAACGATCGTGACGCTGCTGCTGGGGCTCGCCGCGGTGTGTTTTGTCATCGCGCTGATGCGACCGCAATTCGGATTGACGTACGTGAAAGCACCCCGTGTCGGCGCACAGATCATGTTTTGTTTGGATGTCAGCAAGTCGATGCTGGCCGAAGACGTCGCGCCGAATCGGCTGGAGCGGGCCAAGGCCGACATCACCGACTTGCTGACGTTTCTCGATGGCGATCAAGTCGGGTTGATCGGATTCGCAGGCCGGGCCAGTGTCTTGTGTCCGCTGACACCCGATTACGGATTCTTCAAACTGGTGCTCGACGGCGCCGGCCCCGACAGCGTGGGCCGCGGCGGCACGCGATTGGAAGAACCGCTGCGCAAAGCACTGGACGGATTTCGATCCGAAAGCGACGTCTCGCGCGTCGTCGTTCTGATCACCGACGGCGAAGACCACGATTCGCACCCGTTGGATGTTGCCCAGGACGCGGTCGAACGCGGGATCAAAGTCGTCGCGGTCGGCTTGGGGGATGAAGCGGGCAGCGAAATTCGCATCACCGATCCCCGAACAGGCGTGCAACAACCGCTGCTCGATGCCGATAACCGCCCCGTCATCAGCCGCCTGGACGGCGAAACACTGCGCGGACTCGCCTTGGCCACCGAAGGTGTTTATATCCCCGCGGGAACGGGCAGTTTGGATCTGAAATCGATCTATGACGTGCACATCAAGCCGTTGGTCCGCGGTGAGCTGTCCACCGAAGGGCGGGCGATCCGGCACGACGCGTTTCAGTGGCTGATCCTTGCCGGGCTGATTTTCTTGATCGCCGCGATCGTCTTGGGGAACCGTCGCAACGCAGACGTGGATTCGATGTGGCAGCAACCGCCGATGGGCGCGAGCACCAAGGCGGCGTTGGTGTTGATGATCACAATGTTGGTCACGCCGCAACCTGCGCCGGCCGAACAACCCGACAGCGTTCAACCCACAAAGCCCCCCGCGGAAACATCACCGACAACTGCGGCTGACAGCGCAAGCGAACCCGGCAGCCGGGAAGTCGACCAACCGATCGACGCCCGCGAGTCGTACAATCGCGGACTGGCCCGATTGGGCGGAGACCTGGACGAAGCGGAACAGTTGCTCAATCAAGCCCGACGCGAAGCCGGAGGTGACGGGGAGGTTCGATTTCGCGCGACCTACAACCTGGGCTGGGTCGAAATCAATCGAGCCGACGCCAGCATCCGTGAGGAACCCGAACGAGCGCTGGAGCATCTTCAACGCGCCGCCGGCTGGTTCCGCGATGCCGTTCGGTTACGCAGCGACGCCGACCAGGCCCGCCATAACCTGGAAGTCGTCTTGCTGCGAATCACACAGCTGCGCGATCAATTGAACCAAAAGGATGACCAAGACCTGGCGACGCAGTTGGACACATTGATCAAGGGGCAACGGCAATCGATCACAGCGCTGCGCGGGCTGGTCGAACAGATCGCTCGCAGCGACGATCCGAACATCGCCGATCAGTATCGGTCCCAGTTCCAGCGGCTGGCCGTTGATCAGCGTGTCGCAGTATCCGATCTGCAGGACATCGTCGATCTGGCCGCCGGAGAGCTGGAGTCGTTGGAGGTGAAAGCGGAGGCGGATCGATCGCCGGAGGAAAACATTCGCATCGCACAACTTTCTGGTGTGTTGAATTACCTGAACCAGAGCAGCCAACGGATCGGACAATCACGCAGCCAGCTCCGCCGTCGCCAGGCAGCTCGCGGGTTTCGTCGTGCTGCGATGGGATTGAACCAGTTGAAACGTGCCCGCGATCAGTTGCGAGATCCGCTGGAAATCTTGGACAGCCTTTCGCGAGACGTCGCCGAGACGGTACAGCAGACGGCGCTGAAAGCACTGGACAGCCAAATCATTGGCGGGCAGGACGTCGGCCGGCAAGACGACCTGCCGCCGATCCCCCACTGGATCGATCAAGAATTCCTGGCCGACAGTCAATCCGACCTGACCGCCCGAGGCGAAGAACTGACCAATCGCTTGGCGGCGGGTTTAGCCGGCGCGACGAAAAACGATGCTGAAGAAGGTGGTCAAACCGAAATGGCGCCCGAGCAACAGGCGTTCGTCGAGAAACTGACCCGCGCGATGCCCCATCTGCATGCGGCCACCGCAGCCATGAAGTCGGCCGGCGAAAAGATTGCTTTGCCCGACTACCGGAGAGCCAACGAAGAACAGGTCAACGCGCTGAAGGAGTTGCAGCTTGCCAGAGAGCAATTCGCAGACCTGCGTACGCTGATCGAATTGGCGTACGCCGGCCAACAAGAGGTCGCTACCGCGCTGGCAGAGGTCAGCGGCAATGAGAATTCGGAAACGCAATCGGAGCCGTCCAGCGAAGACGATCCACCGCCGACGGTCGATCCGGCGTCCGCCGATGTCCGGCAACAAATCGTCGACATCGTCACCACAAACCAAACCCAAAACTTGCAGCGTCTGAAGCGATTGATCGAAGAGATCGACGTTGCGATCCGGCATGCGGAATCTTCCCCATCGGAAGTCGCGCAAGCGGAAAACGCGGACACAGACAGCGCCGAACCGTCGGCGGAATTGCAGCGATTGACCTTTGCCAAGCAATTGGCCGTGCGGGCGGGAGATCAGATGCAGGCCGTCATCGACGCGCTGCCCGATGTGGCAGTCGATATCGATACCGAAAACATCAACGACGTTGCTGATCCGGAGTCGCCGGCGGACACCGAGGAAGCCCCCGTAACGGCGTCCGAGTCTGCCGAGACAGACGTGTCAGCGACCACCACCGACGACACAACCACGCCGCCGTTCGCACGCTCCCAATTCAACGCCGATGCCGCCGTCGAAACGCTCCAGGAACTCCGGCGGTTGTTCTTTTCGATCGTCGAACATTTGCAAGAAACCGCCCAGCGGCAGGCGGACATCAATGATGAAACCGAGCAGACGGCCGCCTTGCAATTGGAATCCGACGAAGAGGCCCAGCGGCAACAGACCGCTGCGGCCGGAATCGCATCGCGGCAAGACGAACTCTCCGAAGTTGCGTCGCAGATCGCCGACGCATTGAAACAGCAGAGCGAATCCGCATCGGATGACGATCAACAAGCGGCCGCCAGCGACCCGCAGCAACAACAGATGATGCAACAAAATGCAGAGCGGGCGAAAAAGGCGGTAAGCCTGGTCACGGAGTCCGCCGAACAAATGACCAAAGCATCCGAACAACTCGGCGCCGAAATGCCTCAGATCGCAGCCGCACGAGAACCACAAGACGTGGCGTTGGAAAAGCTGATCGAGGCATTGCGCGAGTTGCAACCACCCCAGGATGATCCATCGGATCAACAACAAGACCAGCAGCAACAACAACAGCAGCAGCAACAGCAGTCCGGCGAGAACCAACCGCAGGAACAAGAAAAGCAGCAGGACACCCAAATGGATCCCTCGCGCATCTTGCAAGCCGTGCGAGATCGCGAAGCACAACGACGTCGGGACAAAGAGGAACGTCAGCATGCCCGTCAGGTACCGGTGGAAAAGGATTGGTGA
- a CDS encoding NADP-dependent isocitrate dehydrogenase, with translation MSDSAPSIVYTYTDEAPALATLSWLPIVRAFAGKAGVSVPTKDISLAGRILANFPESLSDTQKREDALTLLGELAKTPEANIIKLPNISASIPQLTAAIAELQAAGYDIPDFPSDPKTDAEKEARARYAKVLGSAVNPVLREGNSDRRVAAAVKNYAKAHPHSMGEWTADSPSHVAHMTEGDFYGSEKSAVIEKAGSLKIELVAADGSRTALRPPVDVDDGEVIDAAVMSVQKLRAFYEAQIADARQSGILLSLHLKATMMKVSDPILFGHAVNVYFADVFNKHADTFAKLGVNPNNGVGGLEAKLADLPESEADAIRQDLQATYQNGPSLAMVDSDRGITNLHVPSDVIIDASMPAAIRSSGMMWGPDGKLHPTKALIPDRCYAGVYQAVIDFCKEHGAFDVTKMGSVSNVGLMAKKAEEYGSHDKTFEIPSDGTVEVTDDSGTVIFQHAVQAGDIWRMCQTKDVAIRDWVRLGVQRARLTGAPAIFWLDDQRGHDANLIKKVNQYLADHDTDGLDVQIMNTVDATRHACQRAREGQDTIAVTGNVLRDYLTDLFPILELGTSAKMLSIVPLLAGGGLFETGAGGSAPKHVQQFVSEGHLRWDSLGEFLALAVSLEDLAHKSGNEKVAVLAETLDAATDQFLANDKSPKRGVGELDTRGSHFYMALYWAEVLAGQTKDAELAAAFAPVAKALRDGESKVVEELAAAQGKPVDLGGYYEPDSEKAAAAMRPSVTLNDAIASLG, from the coding sequence ATGAGTGATTCTGCACCGAGCATCGTTTACACGTACACCGACGAAGCTCCCGCGCTTGCGACCTTGTCCTGGCTGCCGATCGTTCGAGCGTTTGCCGGCAAGGCGGGCGTTTCGGTCCCCACCAAAGACATCTCGCTGGCCGGCCGAATCCTGGCAAACTTTCCCGAATCGCTGAGCGACACCCAAAAACGCGAAGACGCACTGACGTTGCTGGGTGAACTGGCCAAAACGCCCGAAGCGAACATCATCAAACTGCCCAACATCAGTGCCTCGATCCCGCAATTGACCGCAGCGATCGCCGAACTGCAGGCCGCCGGCTACGACATCCCCGATTTTCCCAGCGATCCGAAAACGGACGCCGAAAAAGAAGCCCGTGCCCGCTACGCCAAAGTCCTCGGCAGCGCCGTCAACCCCGTGCTCCGCGAAGGTAACTCGGATCGGCGTGTCGCCGCCGCCGTGAAGAATTACGCCAAAGCCCATCCCCACTCGATGGGCGAGTGGACCGCCGATTCGCCGTCGCACGTGGCCCACATGACCGAGGGCGACTTCTACGGCAGCGAAAAATCCGCGGTGATCGAAAAGGCGGGGTCGCTGAAGATCGAATTGGTCGCCGCCGACGGATCACGCACGGCACTTCGTCCGCCGGTCGACGTCGATGACGGCGAAGTCATCGATGCGGCGGTGATGAGCGTCCAGAAATTGCGGGCGTTCTACGAAGCTCAAATCGCCGACGCGCGTCAATCCGGAATCTTGCTCTCGTTGCACCTGAAAGCGACGATGATGAAGGTTTCCGATCCGATCCTGTTCGGACACGCCGTCAACGTTTACTTTGCCGACGTCTTTAACAAGCACGCCGACACGTTCGCCAAGCTGGGCGTCAACCCGAACAACGGCGTCGGAGGCCTGGAGGCGAAGCTTGCCGATCTGCCCGAATCCGAAGCCGACGCGATTCGCCAGGACTTGCAAGCGACCTACCAGAACGGCCCCTCGCTGGCCATGGTCGACTCCGACCGCGGTATCACCAACCTGCACGTGCCCAGCGATGTGATCATCGACGCGTCGATGCCCGCCGCCATTCGCAGCTCGGGAATGATGTGGGGGCCGGATGGAAAACTGCACCCGACCAAAGCGCTGATCCCCGATCGCTGCTATGCCGGCGTCTATCAAGCGGTGATCGATTTCTGCAAAGAGCACGGCGCTTTTGATGTGACCAAGATGGGCTCGGTCAGCAACGTCGGGTTGATGGCCAAAAAAGCCGAAGAATACGGATCGCACGACAAGACCTTCGAAATCCCCTCCGACGGAACCGTCGAGGTGACGGACGACTCCGGAACCGTGATCTTCCAGCACGCCGTCCAGGCCGGCGACATCTGGCGGATGTGTCAAACCAAGGACGTTGCGATCCGTGACTGGGTCCGACTGGGCGTCCAACGGGCACGGCTGACCGGCGCGCCCGCGATCTTTTGGCTGGACGACCAGCGCGGTCACGATGCCAACCTGATCAAAAAGGTGAACCAGTATCTGGCAGACCACGACACCGACGGATTGGATGTCCAAATCATGAACACCGTCGACGCCACACGACACGCTTGCCAGCGCGCCCGCGAGGGTCAGGACACGATCGCCGTGACCGGCAACGTGCTGCGGGACTACCTGACCGATTTATTCCCGATCCTGGAACTGGGCACCAGCGCCAAGATGCTGTCGATCGTTCCGCTGCTGGCCGGCGGAGGCCTGTTTGAAACCGGCGCCGGTGGATCGGCCCCGAAGCACGTCCAGCAATTCGTTTCCGAAGGCCACTTGCGATGGGATTCCCTCGGAGAATTCCTCGCGTTGGCGGTTTCTCTGGAAGACCTGGCCCATAAGTCCGGCAACGAGAAAGTCGCCGTGTTGGCCGAAACACTCGATGCGGCGACCGATCAGTTCCTGGCCAACGACAAATCACCCAAACGCGGCGTCGGGGAACTCGACACCCGGGGCAGCCACTTCTACATGGCGCTCTACTGGGCCGAAGTTCTGGCCGGACAAACGAAAGACGCCGAATTGGCCGCGGCCTTCGCTCCCGTGGCCAAGGCGTTGCGGGACGGCGAGTCCAAAGTGGTCGAGGAGTTGGCAGCCGCCCAAGGCAAACCGGTCGACTTGGGAGGCTACTACGAACCGGACAGTGAAAAGGCCGCCGCCGCCATGCGGCCCAGCGTCACGCTGAACGACGCAATCGCAAGTTTGGGGTGA
- a CDS encoding SH3 domain-containing protein — MRVLWMLLAFGPASIVVADDAVTTDPTAYLQQAIRTYQSAMDETNRDRRIELFARAETLFTQAISSQRRRAPDQSISPDLYLNQGNAALGAERLGVAVLAYRRALTVDPNHRRARQNLDFARTLLPDWVPTPEDDAISFGSIVDWTESIKPDHWLGIAAIVFLLTMTLAAFYLRTEKPVVRNLVVVFALVWIGIVAKSWTDQRDTEQRDAVVMRAEVTARSADSINAPPKFRQPVPAGLEVSITDDRDDWVRVRLSDGREAWLPASAIEPVSTSDRD; from the coding sequence ATGAGGGTTCTGTGGATGTTGCTGGCGTTCGGCCCGGCGTCGATCGTGGTCGCCGACGATGCGGTCACGACCGATCCCACCGCGTATCTGCAGCAAGCAATCCGCACCTACCAGTCCGCGATGGACGAAACAAATCGAGATCGACGGATTGAATTGTTCGCTCGGGCGGAAACCTTGTTCACCCAAGCGATCTCAAGTCAACGCCGGCGAGCCCCCGATCAATCGATCAGTCCGGATCTGTATTTGAATCAGGGTAATGCCGCGTTGGGCGCCGAGCGTCTGGGCGTAGCGGTTTTGGCCTATCGGCGTGCGTTGACCGTTGATCCCAACCACCGACGGGCACGCCAAAATTTGGACTTTGCCAGGACGTTGCTGCCCGACTGGGTGCCAACGCCGGAAGATGATGCGATTTCGTTCGGCTCGATCGTCGACTGGACGGAATCAATCAAGCCCGATCACTGGTTGGGAATCGCCGCCATCGTTTTTTTGCTGACGATGACGCTTGCGGCGTTTTACTTGCGGACCGAGAAACCGGTGGTCCGCAATCTTGTCGTCGTCTTTGCGCTGGTTTGGATCGGGATCGTCGCAAAATCATGGACGGACCAACGTGACACCGAACAACGTGACGCTGTCGTGATGCGGGCCGAGGTGACCGCACGCTCGGCAGATTCGATCAACGCTCCACCCAAATTCCGGCAACCGGTTCCTGCCGGTCTGGAGGTTTCGATCACCGATGATCGTGACGATTGGGTGCGAGTCAGGCTGTCCGACGGGCGCGAAGCTTGGCTCCCCGCCTCGGCGATTGAACCGGTCAGCACGTCCGACAGGGACTGA
- a CDS encoding BatD family protein yields MAMRSHRYNRDAAATVATLARAWHAPGIHLLAKVATAMLLAAPAVAQEVTVQVATENPPHYVGVDAIVQLTVNGLEADPEPQCVAEASSSDVRVRLGGVSPRIVQRMFQSGGQIRRVQQVTHTIQFHVTANQPGEYEIGPFVITQGGIEERVDPIKMTFAEVPTTDDMRIKLQLPESAYPDQRVPVQIQWWFAGNIDNVNQLNIDGTILDAFQFAPDPPPPRGGSRLPIQTDAGTLSLAATATRETDDGKEFTVVTAQRTLIPNRPGTYEIPPMTATIELVTQWGNRQGSQLGGFGFGGSLLEEAFGGRRRPAKVELFRAAGEPLTFEVKPFPREGRPESFSGAVGSGFSLDASADRTVVRVGDPIRLTLHLRGDGNIQGATLPPLSADGGLDPQHFRLPEGDVTGAIEDDQDGKKFFVSVRVLDEGISEIPAIAYSWFDAEQEQYRTTRSKPIALRVMPAQVVGADAVVSSQPGDSPDASSRSAYAPSDQPSMPGGAGSLTLSGADLAIQRDPQRLLTGSTSLLAKPSFQIVNYALGSVCLIVALLDRRRRQVDPAVRQAFAVVRNQRGRIAAAGKLPEKDAAKQIADALRVVQLEFPNADRSAIQRLLAECDAIAYRPEGNPDATISTDLVDRALAAVDAIKSKAGAA; encoded by the coding sequence ATGGCAATGAGATCGCATCGATACAACCGTGACGCCGCCGCAACCGTAGCTACGCTCGCCAGAGCGTGGCATGCGCCGGGGATCCACCTTCTGGCGAAGGTAGCTACGGCGATGCTGCTGGCCGCACCGGCCGTCGCCCAAGAGGTGACCGTGCAGGTCGCGACCGAGAATCCACCGCACTACGTCGGCGTCGACGCGATCGTTCAATTGACCGTCAATGGATTGGAAGCCGATCCGGAACCACAGTGCGTCGCCGAGGCATCCTCGTCGGACGTGCGTGTTCGACTGGGCGGTGTCAGCCCGCGGATCGTTCAACGGATGTTTCAATCCGGCGGTCAGATTCGCCGCGTCCAGCAAGTGACCCACACGATCCAGTTCCACGTCACCGCGAACCAACCCGGCGAGTACGAGATCGGTCCCTTCGTGATCACCCAGGGCGGCATCGAAGAACGCGTCGACCCGATCAAGATGACGTTCGCGGAGGTCCCCACGACCGACGACATGCGGATCAAATTGCAGCTGCCCGAATCGGCATATCCCGACCAGCGGGTGCCCGTTCAAATCCAGTGGTGGTTCGCCGGCAATATCGACAATGTCAATCAGCTGAACATCGATGGAACGATTCTGGACGCATTTCAATTCGCCCCCGACCCACCGCCGCCACGGGGCGGATCGCGGTTGCCGATCCAGACCGACGCGGGCACACTGTCATTGGCCGCCACGGCAACGCGTGAAACGGACGACGGAAAAGAGTTCACGGTGGTGACGGCACAGCGGACGTTGATTCCCAACCGACCGGGAACATACGAGATCCCGCCGATGACCGCCACGATCGAATTGGTCACACAGTGGGGCAATCGTCAGGGATCACAACTCGGTGGCTTCGGCTTCGGGGGATCGTTGCTGGAAGAAGCCTTTGGTGGTCGCCGTCGTCCGGCCAAGGTGGAACTGTTCCGTGCTGCGGGCGAGCCGTTGACGTTTGAGGTCAAACCGTTCCCCCGTGAGGGGCGTCCGGAGAGTTTTTCCGGCGCCGTCGGTAGCGGGTTTTCATTGGATGCCAGTGCCGATCGCACCGTCGTGCGTGTGGGGGACCCGATTCGATTGACGCTGCATCTGCGTGGCGACGGGAATATCCAAGGGGCCACGCTGCCGCCGCTGTCGGCCGACGGCGGCTTGGATCCACAGCATTTTCGTTTGCCCGAAGGCGACGTGACCGGTGCCATCGAAGACGATCAGGACGGTAAAAAGTTCTTCGTTTCGGTTCGCGTGCTCGATGAAGGCATCAGCGAAATTCCTGCGATCGCCTACTCCTGGTTCGACGCCGAACAGGAACAGTATCGGACGACGCGTTCCAAGCCGATCGCGCTACGCGTGATGCCGGCCCAAGTCGTCGGAGCGGACGCGGTCGTCAGCAGCCAACCCGGGGATTCCCCCGACGCTTCCTCACGCTCGGCCTACGCCCCGTCGGACCAACCCTCGATGCCCGGCGGCGCCGGCAGTTTGACGCTCAGCGGCGCCGATTTGGCGATCCAGCGAGACCCGCAACGTTTATTGACCGGATCCACCAGCCTGTTGGCCAAGCCGTCCTTTCAAATCGTCAACTACGCCCTGGGATCGGTGTGCCTGATCGTCGCATTGTTGGATCGAAGGCGGCGTCAGGTCGACCCCGCGGTCCGCCAAGCGTTTGCCGTCGTGCGGAATCAACGCGGCCGCATCGCCGCGGCCGGCAAACTGCCCGAGAAGGACGCGGCCAAACAGATCGCCGATGCGCTTCGTGTGGTTCAGCTGGAATTCCCCAACGCTGATCGATCGGCCATCCAACGTCTGCTCGCCGAGTGTGATGCGATTGCTTACCGGCCCGAGGGCAATCCCGATGCGACGATCTCAACGGACCTGGTCGATCGCGCCCTGGCGGCAGTCGACGCGATCAAGTCAAAGGCAGGTGCGGCATGA
- a CDS encoding DUF4381 family protein: MDVTRDFGGEPRDSTSHRLARPSCQTHVSAPRLHVGFGLCEWFRPAAVDPHRLGHRPRSAIVNERHWQAAINICLLLAIFAFTAHTATAQPIVQHRQSGPVSIDVTLEPERPVIGDTVTLSIEVTAEKDVEVLMPDFGDALDRFSIVDFAPRERIDDAGRTIANQTYRLDPPSSGRHVIPPILIEYVDRRPGRRQAPEGLDAYEVLTDRIPFEVASVLPEGAAVDLKPPMQRLEPIEPPAPPRWPWIAAIAVVAIVSLPFVARAIAAARRRKRRRSAYDVATARLAKLLQAPRSSGPQIDEFYVGLSYILRKYIEDRFEMRAPELTTEEFLSSIGQSPDFSTDHQSLLREFLRQADLVKFARAQPSRDEIARAIDHVERFLEETRENAPMVVDKATDSDSAVEVSVESESDRQIGEAAHG; encoded by the coding sequence ATGGATGTAACCCGAGACTTCGGTGGTGAGCCCCGCGATTCGACCTCCCATCGCCTCGCTCGTCCTTCCTGCCAGACCCACGTGTCTGCACCGCGTCTGCATGTCGGATTTGGTTTGTGCGAATGGTTTCGGCCAGCGGCCGTCGACCCCCATCGCCTTGGGCATCGCCCAAGGTCCGCAATCGTAAACGAGAGGCATTGGCAAGCGGCCATCAACATCTGCCTGCTGCTCGCCATCTTCGCTTTCACCGCCCACACCGCCACCGCCCAGCCGATCGTCCAGCACCGGCAATCCGGCCCGGTTTCGATCGACGTCACACTGGAACCCGAACGCCCGGTCATCGGCGACACGGTGACGCTGTCGATCGAAGTGACGGCGGAAAAGGATGTCGAAGTGTTGATGCCCGATTTCGGTGACGCTTTGGATCGATTCTCCATCGTCGACTTCGCACCGCGAGAGAGGATCGACGATGCCGGACGCACGATCGCCAACCAAACCTATCGGCTGGATCCGCCTTCGTCGGGCCGACACGTGATCCCGCCGATTCTGATCGAGTATGTCGATCGCCGTCCCGGCCGGCGGCAGGCGCCCGAAGGTTTGGACGCCTACGAGGTGTTGACCGATCGGATTCCATTTGAGGTCGCTTCGGTCCTGCCCGAGGGAGCCGCGGTCGATCTGAAACCGCCGATGCAACGCCTGGAACCGATCGAGCCGCCGGCGCCGCCGCGGTGGCCGTGGATCGCCGCGATCGCGGTGGTCGCGATCGTGTCGTTGCCGTTTGTGGCCCGAGCCATCGCGGCGGCGCGACGACGCAAGCGACGCCGATCGGCCTACGACGTCGCCACCGCACGTCTGGCAAAACTGTTGCAGGCGCCACGCAGCTCGGGACCGCAAATCGATGAGTTCTATGTCGGATTGTCGTACATCCTGCGCAAGTACATCGAAGATCGATTCGAAATGCGGGCGCCCGAGCTGACGACCGAAGAGTTTCTGTCATCGATCGGACAGTCACCGGATTTTTCCACGGACCACCAGAGTTTGTTGCGCGAGTTTCTCCGCCAAGCCGACTTGGTGAAATTCGCCCGCGCCCAACCGTCGCGAGATGAAATCGCACGAGCGATCGACCATGTGGAGCGATTCCTGGAAGAGACACGTGAGAACGCGCCGATGGTGGTCGATAAGGCGACGGATTCGGATTCAGCTGTCGAAGTCTCCGTCGAATCGGAATCGGACCGCCAGATCGGGGAGGCTGCCCATGGGTGA
- a CDS encoding vWA domain-containing protein, with translation MGEIEFRDPAFLLLAILAPLVYWLARRTPSRIRYSSIAIVQGAPRSWRARLATAPAWLMALAVLSISVALAAPRTPDAESKVSREGIAIMMVLDRSGSMQARDLVQDDYSVDRLSVVKDVFRSFVLGEGDTAGEGRPDDTIGLVAFAGFADSLCPLTLDHGNLTTMVNDLEIVSPRAEDGTAIGDGLALAVERLRRSDAKSKVAILLTDGVHNRGVIDPKQAAEVAAASDVKVYCIGAGTQGRAPIPVADPFTGRTELRLFDVELDEDTLKMIAETTGGRYFRATDRESLSQVYADIDALERTKVTEYRYLQYDEHYRPFLLAGLLLVGLAATSKASLFRTLP, from the coding sequence ATGGGTGAGATCGAATTCCGCGATCCCGCGTTCCTGTTGCTCGCGATCCTGGCCCCGCTGGTCTATTGGCTGGCCCGTCGCACTCCCTCGCGGATCCGCTATTCCTCAATCGCGATCGTCCAGGGGGCACCGCGATCGTGGCGTGCCCGGCTGGCGACGGCCCCGGCATGGTTGATGGCCCTAGCAGTGTTGTCGATTTCCGTTGCCTTGGCAGCCCCGCGGACACCCGACGCGGAATCCAAGGTCAGCCGCGAAGGCATCGCGATTATGATGGTGTTGGACCGATCGGGGTCGATGCAAGCGCGTGACTTGGTCCAAGACGACTACAGCGTCGACCGCTTGAGTGTGGTCAAAGATGTGTTCCGCAGCTTTGTCCTGGGTGAAGGTGACACCGCGGGTGAAGGTCGCCCCGATGATACGATCGGATTGGTTGCGTTTGCGGGGTTTGCCGACAGTCTGTGTCCGTTGACGTTGGATCACGGAAACCTGACGACCATGGTGAACGACTTGGAAATCGTTTCGCCCCGCGCAGAAGACGGCACGGCGATCGGAGACGGCCTGGCGTTGGCCGTCGAGCGTTTGCGGCGCAGTGATGCCAAGTCCAAGGTCGCGATTCTGTTGACCGACGGTGTTCACAACAGAGGCGTCATCGATCCCAAACAGGCGGCGGAAGTCGCCGCGGCCAGTGACGTGAAAGTCTATTGCATCGGCGCCGGAACCCAGGGCCGAGCCCCCATTCCCGTTGCCGATCCGTTCACCGGTCGCACGGAGTTGCGGCTTTTTGATGTCGAACTGGACGAAGACACGTTAAAAATGATTGCCGAAACGACGGGCGGTCGCTATTTCCGAGCCACCGACCGTGAATCGCTGAGTCAGGTTTACGCAGACATCGACGCTTTGGAACGCACCAAAGTGACCGAGTATCGCTACCTGCAATACGACGAACACTATCGCCCGTTTCTGCTCGCGGGGCTACTGTTGGTCGGCCTGGCGGCAACCTCCAAAGCCAGCTTGTTCAGGACACTCCCCTAA